The Epinephelus lanceolatus isolate andai-2023 chromosome 8, ASM4190304v1, whole genome shotgun sequence genome includes a window with the following:
- the tardbpa gene encoding TAR DNA binding protein, like isoform X2 yields the protein MSELYIRVAEDENEEPMEIPSEDDGTILLSSVAAQFPGACGLRYRNPESQCMRGVRLVEGVLHAPENDWGNLVYVVNYPKDNKRKMDEIDAASAVKVKRGFQKTSDLIVLGLPWKTTEQDLKDYFTTFGEVIMVQVKRDLKTGNSKGFGFVRFTDYETQTKVIAQRHMIDGRWCDCKLPNSKACPDEPMRSRKIFVGRCTEDMTTDELRQYFMQYGEVTDVFIPKPFRAFAFVTFADDQVAQALCGEDLIIKGISVHISNAEPKHNNSRQMMDRGRFGAVHQLFPNFPGGSASLAAMFDRSQYQFPSSHV from the exons ATGTCAGAGTTGTACATTCGTGTGGCCGAGGATGAAAACGAGGAGCCCATGGAGATCCCCTCAGAGGACGACGGGACTATCCTGCTGTCCTCGGTAGCAGCACAGTTCCCAGGGGCGTGCGGGCTGCGGTACAGGAACCCAGAGTCCCAGTGCATGAGGGGAGTCCGGCTTGTGGAGGGTGTCCTGCATGCACCTGAGAACGACTGGGGAAACCTGGTATATGTCGTCAATTACCCCAAAG ATAACAAGAGGAAGATGGATGAAATAGACGCTGCCTCAGCTGTGAAAGTAAAAAGGGGCTTTCAGAAGACGTCAGATCTTATTGTTCTTGGGCTGCCGTGGAAAACTACTGAACAAGACCTGAAAGATTATTTCACTACCTTCGGGGAGGTCATCATGGTGCAG GTCAAGAGAGATCTAAAGACCGGCAACTCAAAAGGGTTTGGGTTTGTCCGATTCACCGACTATGAGACGCAAACCAAAGTGATTGCTCAGAGACACATGATTGATGGACGATGGTGTGACTGCAAACTTCCCAACTCAAAG GCATGTCCTGATGAACCCATGCGGAGCCGTAAAATCTTTGTTGGCCGCTGTACAGAGGACATGACAACTGATGAGCTGAGGCAGTATTTCATGCAGTATGGCGAAGTCACTGACGTCTTCATCCCCAAACCTTTCCGGGCATTTGCATTTGTCACGTTTGCCGATGACCAG GTTGCCCAAGCCCTGTGTGGAGAGGACTTGATCATCAAGGGAATCAGCGTGCACATCTCCAACGCTGAGCCTAAACACAATAATAGTAGGCAAATGATGGATCGAGGGCGGTTTGGGGCTG TTCACCAACTCTTTCCCAATTTCCCGGGAGGAAGCGCCTCATTGGCAGCAATGTTCGACAGATCTCAGTATCAATTCCCCTCTTCCCATGTGTAA
- the tardbpa gene encoding TAR DNA binding protein, like isoform X1, which translates to MSELYIRVAEDENEEPMEIPSEDDGTILLSSVAAQFPGACGLRYRNPESQCMRGVRLVEGVLHAPENDWGNLVYVVNYPKDNKRKMDEIDAASAVKVKRGFQKTSDLIVLGLPWKTTEQDLKDYFTTFGEVIMVQVKRDLKTGNSKGFGFVRFTDYETQTKVIAQRHMIDGRWCDCKLPNSKACPDEPMRSRKIFVGRCTEDMTTDELRQYFMQYGEVTDVFIPKPFRAFAFVTFADDQVAQALCGEDLIIKGISVHISNAEPKHNNSRQMMDRGRFGAGGFSQGYGSNRGGLGSGSGGVNFGALGLNPAMVAAAQAALQSSWGMMGMLANQQGVTTTAGTATTTRDQTYSSSSTSYSSPSSASLGWAAGTNTASSGGFSSGFGTAMESKSSSWGM; encoded by the exons ATGTCAGAGTTGTACATTCGTGTGGCCGAGGATGAAAACGAGGAGCCCATGGAGATCCCCTCAGAGGACGACGGGACTATCCTGCTGTCCTCGGTAGCAGCACAGTTCCCAGGGGCGTGCGGGCTGCGGTACAGGAACCCAGAGTCCCAGTGCATGAGGGGAGTCCGGCTTGTGGAGGGTGTCCTGCATGCACCTGAGAACGACTGGGGAAACCTGGTATATGTCGTCAATTACCCCAAAG ATAACAAGAGGAAGATGGATGAAATAGACGCTGCCTCAGCTGTGAAAGTAAAAAGGGGCTTTCAGAAGACGTCAGATCTTATTGTTCTTGGGCTGCCGTGGAAAACTACTGAACAAGACCTGAAAGATTATTTCACTACCTTCGGGGAGGTCATCATGGTGCAG GTCAAGAGAGATCTAAAGACCGGCAACTCAAAAGGGTTTGGGTTTGTCCGATTCACCGACTATGAGACGCAAACCAAAGTGATTGCTCAGAGACACATGATTGATGGACGATGGTGTGACTGCAAACTTCCCAACTCAAAG GCATGTCCTGATGAACCCATGCGGAGCCGTAAAATCTTTGTTGGCCGCTGTACAGAGGACATGACAACTGATGAGCTGAGGCAGTATTTCATGCAGTATGGCGAAGTCACTGACGTCTTCATCCCCAAACCTTTCCGGGCATTTGCATTTGTCACGTTTGCCGATGACCAG GTTGCCCAAGCCCTGTGTGGAGAGGACTTGATCATCAAGGGAATCAGCGTGCACATCTCCAACGCTGAGCCTAAACACAATAATAGTAGGCAAATGATGGATCGAGGGCGGTTTGGGGCTGGTGGGTTCAGTCAGGGCTATGGCAGTAATCGTGGTGGGCTAGGCAGCGGTAGTGGTGGGGTTAACTTCGGGGCTCTGGGTCTTAACCCAGCAATGGTAGCTGCTGCCCAGGCAGCGCTGCAGAGCAGTTGGGGAATGATGGGCATGCTGGCTAACCAGCAGGGTGTGACCACAACAGCAGGCACAGCCACTACGACCCGAGACCAGACCTATAGCTCTTCCAGCACCAGTTACAGCAGCCCCAGCTCAGCTAGTCTTGGTTGGGCTGCAGGCACTAACACCGCCTCCAGTGGGGGCTTCAGCTCTGGCTTTGGCACTGCTATGGAGTCTAAGTCTTCTAGTTGGGGGATGTAG